One region of Paraburkholderia acidiphila genomic DNA includes:
- a CDS encoding ATP-binding protein, whose protein sequence is MPRSARRDALTQASPYEALRALERNLRRERRVFAMLTGLLIFAALCMAAVAIGSLGFAALRSQAQQAIAIRAQADTLIERHYTLLAGAQVVLALESSSLLSRQPGDVAPPACAPTFDSLDGAPELRAACDRVVQIAARVSPNIPLLVLPVDGSAAYSHQLAPAVAAPAHSRRQPQGAAALLADAILLRMTARGTDPVAAAHGLKVVWFRPPPALGFPHGLVLGALSVLKDDKPYAFVITSIDLDTFGGGAVDSGSDPISPTLFDIDGSMLSGPLSAPAAQLLDRRVANLEPRVFHAIPRFGWVLREAPLAHDFGYGIVALSWSEHLALIRTPAFAILAVTAALVVMLLALSRYWNRRVLARTYDEATRALEGELLNHLLVHATPVGLCIVRRSNFEIVVANQIVRNVLGLDEHATRLPSALCAEFEKHSPWSDAANRNETTPVYELPYSLERPDGEGLHLAITYAPATMNREDVMFCAVADMSKHYEVERLLREAKRLSDEAARAKVSFFAAMSHEIRTPLGSLVGNIELMARGPLAPEQGARVQAMQISAAELLQIVSDVLDFSKIDVGQMKLVEEAGSIAGLLVRIALAHAPLAVRQHLPFYLVMDRAIPAQLHFDAMRLAQIVNNLLSNAFKFTRSGKIVLRARWRESALEISVSDSGGGIAEDLKPHLFQPFTQGDAQKLTQARGTGLGLSICARLTELMHGRIALDSASGVGTRVTVTLPLRPAGEATAGEAWTLPDAHPAILCRAPENHEWLANLFDARVSTPTFLSPDEPQREGTFDYVLVTDEFSRDDVARLCPAGVKIVWLRQDGPLVPLELAGGAVEVSLYSLTAIRAATQSPGRGAAAATVETPRDVPDNGERFATLNVLIAEDNLLNRGLLRDQLRTLGASVVEAKDGEEALARLDEHQVDLVLTDLNMPRMNGSALLQAARARFPSLPVYALSADALPEQIAQGRAQGFTDYLTKPLALAELARVLAIVSAQIRAGQNASATAAGIEQPVDAVEKDNDVSEDEEPPRFPTLAPALAELFIRQAERDIAEYTHIAQQRDFDRLRDWAHRVSGGLAVLGPSMLNEACLELRATLRETGEWTSDVTGLAAAVVEELEAMRALAAHRDAV, encoded by the coding sequence ATGCCTCGCTCGGCCCGTCGGGACGCTCTCACCCAGGCCTCGCCCTATGAAGCGCTGCGGGCGCTCGAGCGCAACCTGAGGCGGGAGAGGCGCGTCTTCGCGATGCTCACGGGCCTGCTGATCTTCGCGGCGCTGTGCATGGCGGCGGTCGCGATCGGCAGCCTGGGGTTCGCCGCGCTGCGCTCGCAGGCGCAGCAGGCCATTGCCATTCGCGCGCAAGCGGACACGCTGATCGAGCGCCACTACACCTTGCTCGCGGGCGCACAAGTCGTGCTCGCGCTCGAAAGCTCGTCGCTGCTATCGAGGCAACCGGGCGACGTGGCGCCGCCGGCTTGCGCGCCTACGTTCGACAGCCTCGATGGCGCGCCCGAATTGCGTGCCGCGTGCGACCGCGTCGTGCAGATCGCTGCCCGGGTCTCGCCAAACATACCCCTACTGGTGCTCCCGGTCGATGGCAGCGCCGCCTATAGCCACCAGCTCGCGCCTGCCGTCGCCGCGCCGGCGCATTCGCGACGGCAGCCGCAGGGCGCGGCTGCCCTGCTCGCCGATGCGATCCTGCTGCGCATGACGGCGCGAGGAACGGACCCGGTGGCCGCCGCTCACGGACTGAAAGTTGTCTGGTTCCGGCCGCCGCCCGCGCTTGGCTTTCCGCATGGGCTGGTGCTCGGCGCGCTGAGCGTGCTCAAGGACGACAAACCCTATGCGTTCGTGATCACAAGCATCGATCTCGACACGTTCGGCGGCGGCGCGGTGGATAGTGGCTCGGACCCGATCTCGCCCACGCTCTTCGATATCGACGGCTCAATGCTTTCCGGGCCACTGTCCGCTCCCGCCGCGCAGTTACTCGACCGCCGCGTTGCGAATCTCGAGCCGCGCGTCTTCCACGCGATCCCGCGCTTTGGCTGGGTGCTGCGCGAGGCGCCGCTCGCGCATGACTTCGGCTACGGCATCGTGGCACTCTCCTGGAGCGAGCACCTCGCGCTGATCCGTACGCCAGCCTTCGCTATCCTCGCAGTCACGGCTGCCCTCGTCGTCATGCTCCTTGCGCTCTCGCGCTACTGGAATCGCCGCGTGCTCGCGCGCACCTACGACGAAGCGACACGCGCACTCGAAGGCGAGTTGCTCAACCACCTCCTCGTTCATGCGACACCCGTCGGCCTGTGCATCGTCAGGCGCAGCAACTTCGAGATCGTCGTGGCGAACCAGATCGTGCGCAACGTGCTCGGACTCGACGAGCACGCCACGCGTCTGCCGAGCGCCTTGTGCGCGGAATTCGAGAAACACTCGCCATGGTCAGACGCCGCGAACCGCAATGAGACGACGCCGGTGTACGAGCTGCCCTACTCGCTCGAGCGCCCCGACGGGGAAGGCCTGCATCTCGCCATCACCTATGCGCCCGCCACCATGAATCGCGAAGACGTAATGTTCTGCGCAGTCGCCGACATGTCGAAGCACTACGAAGTCGAGCGGCTGCTTCGCGAAGCGAAGCGCCTGAGCGACGAAGCGGCGCGCGCGAAAGTGAGCTTCTTCGCAGCGATGAGCCACGAGATCCGCACGCCGCTCGGCTCGCTCGTCGGCAATATCGAGTTGATGGCGCGCGGGCCACTCGCACCGGAACAAGGCGCGCGCGTGCAGGCCATGCAGATTTCCGCGGCCGAACTGCTGCAGATCGTGAGCGACGTGCTCGACTTTTCGAAGATCGATGTCGGCCAGATGAAGCTGGTCGAAGAAGCCGGTTCGATTGCCGGGCTGCTCGTGCGCATCGCGCTTGCGCATGCCCCGCTCGCCGTGCGTCAGCATCTGCCTTTCTACCTCGTGATGGACCGCGCCATTCCGGCCCAGCTTCACTTCGACGCCATGCGGCTCGCGCAGATCGTCAACAACCTGCTTAGCAACGCGTTCAAATTCACGCGCTCCGGCAAGATCGTGCTGCGGGCGCGCTGGCGCGAAAGCGCCCTGGAAATCAGCGTGAGCGACTCCGGCGGCGGAATTGCCGAAGACCTCAAGCCCCACCTGTTCCAACCCTTCACGCAAGGCGACGCCCAGAAGCTCACGCAGGCGCGCGGTACTGGCCTCGGGCTTTCCATCTGCGCGCGCCTGACCGAGCTGATGCACGGGCGCATCGCGCTCGACAGTGCGTCTGGCGTGGGCACGCGCGTCACGGTCACGCTGCCGCTGCGCCCCGCAGGCGAGGCCACCGCCGGTGAAGCATGGACGCTGCCCGATGCGCATCCCGCGATTTTGTGCCGTGCGCCCGAAAACCACGAATGGCTCGCCAATCTGTTCGATGCGCGTGTGAGCACGCCAACTTTCCTGAGCCCGGATGAACCGCAGCGCGAGGGCACATTCGATTATGTGCTCGTGACCGACGAGTTCTCGCGCGACGACGTTGCGCGGCTCTGCCCTGCAGGGGTGAAAATCGTGTGGCTGCGCCAGGACGGCCCGCTCGTGCCGCTTGAACTCGCCGGCGGCGCCGTCGAAGTGAGCCTTTACAGCCTGACCGCCATCCGCGCGGCGACACAATCGCCGGGGCGCGGCGCGGCAGCAGCGACCGTCGAGACGCCGCGCGACGTCCCCGATAACGGTGAACGTTTCGCAACCCTGAATGTTCTGATTGCCGAAGACAATCTGCTCAACCGCGGCCTGCTGCGCGACCAGTTGCGCACGCTCGGCGCGAGCGTGGTCGAAGCGAAAGACGGCGAGGAAGCGCTCGCCCGGCTGGACGAGCATCAAGTGGATCTCGTTCTGACCGACCTGAACATGCCGCGCATGAACGGTAGCGCGCTGCTCCAGGCGGCGCGTGCGAGGTTCCCTTCGCTACCGGTCTACGCGTTGAGCGCCGACGCACTGCCCGAGCAGATCGCCCAAGGTCGCGCGCAAGGCTTCACCGACTACCTCACCAAGCCGCTCGCGCTCGCGGAACTTGCCCGCGTGCTGGCCATCGTGTCCGCGCAAATCCGCGCCGGGCAGAACGCCAGCGCAACCGCAGCAGGGATCGAGCAACCCGTCGACGCAGTGGAAAAGGACAACGACGTATCCGAAGACGAAGAACCGCCTCGCTTCCCGACGCTCGCGCCCGCGCTCGCCGAACTCTTCATCCGGCAAGCCGAGCGCGACATCGCCGAATACACCCACATCGCGCAGCAGCGCGACTTCGATCGCCTGCGCGACTGGGCGCACCGGGTGTCGGGAGGCCTTGCGGTGCTGGGCCCCTCGATGCTCAACGAAGCCTGCCTCGAATTGCGCGCAACCCTGCGCGAGACGGGCGAATGGACCAGCGACGTGACCGGTCTCGCGGCGGCCGTCGTGGAGGAACTCGAAGCAATGCGCGCGCTCGCGGCGCATCGCGACGCTGTGTGA
- a CDS encoding DUF2946 domain-containing protein, whose amino-acid sequence MNSRKHSLLTAWLGLVAMWLIVLAPLVSQLVAAQHAHEPDATLCSAIHPIESGSTPHLSHDDAFGACGYCHLLEHHVAMPSVAAPEPLAALVLAHDTIAPPVTHDIPPGAFPSGRPRAPPVLS is encoded by the coding sequence ATGAATTCACGCAAGCATTCACTGCTGACCGCATGGCTTGGCCTCGTCGCCATGTGGCTCATCGTGCTTGCGCCGCTCGTGAGCCAGCTCGTTGCCGCGCAGCACGCGCATGAGCCGGACGCCACGCTCTGCTCGGCCATACACCCGATCGAGTCCGGAAGCACGCCGCATCTTTCGCACGACGATGCATTCGGCGCATGCGGCTACTGTCATCTGCTCGAGCATCACGTGGCGATGCCTTCGGTCGCCGCGCCCGAACCGCTGGCCGCACTCGTTCTCGCGCACGACACGATCGCGCCGCCCGTCACGCACGACATCCCTCCAGGCGCCTTCCCTTCGGGCAGGCCGCGCGCTCCTCCCGTTCTTTCCTGA
- a CDS encoding TonB-dependent receptor produces the protein MSSLATRGAGVRSRERATPRALRHAGRFALAMLPRVLPLPLIAPIVVHAAHAADAQTADTASAATLPTVTVSATTGAAPAAAVDPNLPATVETVTPAQFGNWNVVNTEDVLKYLPNLAVRKRYVGDLNSIIAVRGTSNTQSARGLVYADGLLLSNLLGNSYSFPPRWSMVFPDQIQQVDVIYGPYSALYPGNSLGATVLITTRMPKQFEANADVKAFTQHFSLYGVNQNFNGSEMSASIGDRIGKFSYLLGVNHLENTSQPLQFATLAQSTKPAQPGDVPVHGAYFYNNQTNTPTVVLGINGEGMQHTVQDQFKLRMQYDFTPNVQGGVTLGYWHQTYSNATSTFLYDANGNPVYSGKVSINGYEYTIPAAAFAPSRGWSENWLYGATLRTHQATGWNAEAVASYYDVSNSVARTANAGGPGNGPGVMTLGDGTGWKTLDLKTTWTPATPDAGLTAHWLTFGYHYDDYALDNRTYNTLAWRDGGAASFANAFAGKTETQALYAQDAWRFLPRWKFVYGVRYENWRAYDGYQALGGVNVPYANVGDHHFSPKASLSFDVTDDLTLRASIARAYRFPTVSELFQGQVNGSSIVNNNPNLRPEDDLSKELSAEWAHWNGLFRLTLFQDDVKNTIFSQTDTTVIPNVTNFQNIGKVRSRGVETSYQGEDVVLRGLDLAASVAYTQSKILENAQNPASVGKYFYRIPLWRANLVATYRFDARSAFTLAARYSGRQYNTLTNTDTNPNVFGGTSTYTVADVKYTIRPTKKSEIGVGIDNLFDARYFVYHPYPGRTYYLEAKLGI, from the coding sequence ATGTCCTCGCTCGCCACGCGTGGCGCTGGCGTTCGCTCGCGCGAACGCGCAACGCCGCGCGCACTTCGGCACGCCGGGCGTTTCGCGCTCGCCATGCTACCGCGCGTCTTGCCGCTGCCTCTCATCGCGCCCATCGTCGTTCATGCAGCCCATGCCGCCGATGCGCAAACCGCCGACACCGCCTCGGCCGCCACGCTGCCCACCGTTACGGTTAGCGCGACTACCGGCGCGGCCCCCGCGGCCGCCGTCGACCCCAACCTGCCCGCGACGGTCGAAACCGTCACGCCCGCGCAATTCGGGAACTGGAACGTCGTCAACACCGAGGACGTGCTCAAGTACCTGCCCAATCTCGCCGTGCGCAAGCGCTACGTGGGGGACCTGAACTCGATCATCGCCGTGCGCGGCACGAGCAATACACAAAGCGCGCGCGGCCTCGTCTATGCCGACGGCCTGCTGCTCTCCAATCTGCTCGGCAACAGTTACAGTTTTCCGCCGCGCTGGTCGATGGTGTTCCCCGACCAGATCCAGCAAGTGGATGTGATCTACGGGCCGTACTCCGCGCTCTATCCCGGCAACTCGCTCGGTGCCACCGTGCTCATCACCACGCGCATGCCGAAGCAGTTCGAAGCGAATGCGGACGTGAAGGCGTTCACCCAGCATTTCAGCCTCTACGGGGTGAACCAGAACTTCAACGGCAGCGAGATGAGCGCTTCGATCGGCGACCGTATCGGCAAGTTCTCGTATTTGCTTGGCGTGAATCACCTCGAGAACACGAGCCAGCCGCTGCAGTTCGCCACGCTCGCGCAGTCGACGAAACCCGCGCAGCCGGGGGACGTGCCCGTGCATGGCGCGTACTTCTACAACAACCAGACGAACACGCCTACAGTCGTGCTGGGCATCAACGGCGAAGGCATGCAGCACACGGTGCAGGACCAGTTCAAGCTGCGTATGCAGTACGACTTCACCCCCAACGTGCAAGGCGGCGTGACGCTCGGCTACTGGCACCAGACCTACAGCAACGCCACGTCGACCTTCCTTTACGACGCGAACGGCAATCCGGTGTATAGCGGCAAGGTGTCGATCAACGGCTACGAGTACACGATACCCGCTGCCGCGTTCGCACCGAGCCGCGGCTGGAGCGAAAACTGGCTGTATGGCGCGACGCTGCGCACCCATCAGGCTACCGGCTGGAACGCAGAGGCCGTTGCTTCGTACTACGACGTAAGTAACAGCGTGGCGCGCACGGCAAACGCCGGGGGACCAGGCAACGGTCCCGGCGTCATGACGCTCGGCGACGGCACCGGCTGGAAGACGCTCGACCTCAAGACGACGTGGACGCCCGCCACGCCCGATGCGGGCCTGACCGCCCACTGGCTCACGTTCGGCTATCACTACGACGACTACGCGCTCGACAACCGCACGTACAACACGCTCGCGTGGCGCGATGGCGGCGCGGCCAGCTTCGCCAATGCCTTCGCGGGAAAGACCGAAACCCAGGCGCTCTACGCACAGGACGCGTGGCGCTTCCTCCCGCGCTGGAAGTTCGTGTACGGCGTGCGCTACGAAAACTGGCGCGCCTACGACGGCTATCAGGCGCTCGGCGGCGTGAACGTGCCTTATGCCAACGTGGGCGACCATCATTTCTCGCCAAAGGCTTCGCTCTCGTTCGACGTAACCGACGACCTCACGCTGCGCGCGTCGATTGCGCGCGCCTACCGCTTCCCGACCGTGAGCGAGTTGTTCCAGGGGCAGGTGAACGGCTCGTCCATCGTCAACAACAATCCGAACCTGCGCCCCGAGGACGATCTCTCGAAGGAACTGAGCGCCGAATGGGCGCACTGGAATGGCCTCTTTCGCTTGACGCTCTTTCAGGACGACGTAAAAAACACGATCTTCAGCCAGACCGACACGACGGTCATTCCGAACGTCACGAACTTCCAGAACATCGGCAAAGTGCGCTCGCGCGGCGTGGAAACGAGCTACCAGGGTGAAGACGTCGTGCTGCGCGGGCTCGATCTCGCAGCGAGCGTGGCGTACACGCAGTCGAAGATTCTGGAGAACGCGCAAAACCCGGCGAGCGTGGGCAAGTACTTCTATCGCATTCCGCTATGGCGCGCGAATCTCGTCGCCACGTACCGCTTCGACGCGCGCTCGGCATTCACGCTCGCCGCGCGCTACTCGGGCCGCCAGTACAACACGCTCACCAACACGGACACGAACCCGAACGTGTTCGGCGGCACGAGCACCTACACGGTCGCCGACGTGAAATACACCATCCGGCCGACGAAGAAGAGCGAGATCGGCGTGGGCATCGACAACCTGTTCGACGCGCGCTACTTCGTCTATCACCCGTATCCCGGCCGCACGTACTACCTCGAAGCGAAGCTCGGCATTTGA
- a CDS encoding PepSY-associated TM helix domain-containing protein, producing the protein MSTISDPVSAPPARAAQPGYRTLWRWHFYAGLFVMPLLLVLAITGTIYCFQPQIEPLLYPHRLMVAPAATPRLPVDALLARARAAMPADAQALRAHIESNPARSAEFVFALPGGTKESVYVNPYDGAVLGTLDVDRRFMQVDRMLHRKLLLGKPGEWLMELAACWTLVMIATGIALWWPRAGASWRAALLPRIGASGRPFWKSVHASVGIWLAVGAVAFVLSGMPWTGSWGKQFKALATRASLGAPRGAWGGGLALKSALPAVPAAASGTTAQPRASHADRQEQGEHAGHDMASMPGMVMDDMPLPLVPWAVGAVPVPRSPDAPDASSAPRHWTLAHVVAQMRELGVRDGYDIVLPATPDGVYTVSYFPADPKAERTVYIDQYSGAVLRDIRYEDYGAVSQAISYGTSLHMGRYFGLANQLICAAISLGLGALAVTGFAMWWMRRPARKMGASGTLGAPPRERAAPRLRAWKTALVLLGIVFPLMGATLVAVWLFDRAAFRRA; encoded by the coding sequence ATGTCCACGATATCCGACCCGGTGAGCGCGCCGCCTGCACGCGCGGCCCAGCCCGGCTACCGCACGCTGTGGCGCTGGCATTTTTACGCAGGCCTCTTCGTCATGCCCTTGCTGCTCGTGCTCGCCATCACGGGCACGATCTACTGCTTCCAGCCGCAGATCGAACCGCTGCTTTACCCGCATCGGCTGATGGTCGCACCGGCGGCGACACCGCGCCTGCCCGTGGATGCGCTGCTGGCCCGCGCGCGGGCCGCAATGCCTGCGGACGCGCAGGCGCTGCGCGCGCATATCGAGTCGAATCCCGCGCGCAGCGCCGAGTTCGTTTTCGCGCTGCCTGGCGGGACCAAAGAGAGCGTCTACGTCAATCCTTACGATGGCGCGGTGCTCGGTACGCTCGACGTCGATCGCCGCTTCATGCAGGTAGACCGCATGCTGCATCGCAAGCTCCTGCTCGGCAAACCCGGCGAGTGGCTCATGGAGCTGGCCGCCTGCTGGACGCTCGTGATGATCGCCACCGGCATTGCGCTCTGGTGGCCGCGCGCGGGCGCGTCGTGGCGCGCGGCGCTGCTGCCTCGCATCGGCGCGAGCGGGAGGCCATTCTGGAAGAGCGTGCATGCGAGCGTCGGCATCTGGCTCGCCGTGGGCGCGGTCGCTTTCGTGCTGAGCGGCATGCCGTGGACGGGCTCGTGGGGCAAGCAGTTCAAGGCGCTCGCCACGCGGGCGAGTCTTGGCGCGCCGCGCGGCGCGTGGGGCGGCGGCCTTGCGCTGAAATCCGCGTTGCCGGCTGTGCCGGCCGCAGCCAGCGGTACCACGGCGCAGCCTCGCGCGAGCCACGCCGATCGTCAGGAACAGGGCGAGCACGCAGGCCACGACATGGCGTCGATGCCCGGCATGGTGATGGACGACATGCCGCTGCCGCTCGTGCCCTGGGCGGTCGGCGCGGTTCCGGTGCCGCGCTCGCCAGACGCGCCCGACGCGTCCAGCGCACCGCGACACTGGACACTCGCACACGTGGTCGCACAGATGCGCGAGCTCGGCGTGCGCGACGGCTACGACATCGTGCTGCCCGCCACGCCGGATGGCGTCTACACGGTCTCGTATTTTCCGGCCGATCCGAAAGCGGAGCGCACGGTGTATATCGACCAGTACAGCGGCGCCGTGCTGAGGGATATCCGCTATGAGGATTACGGCGCGGTCTCGCAAGCCATCTCGTATGGGACGTCGCTGCACATGGGGCGCTACTTCGGCCTAGCGAACCAGCTGATCTGCGCGGCGATCTCGCTGGGCCTCGGCGCGCTCGCGGTGACCGGCTTCGCGATGTGGTGGATGCGCCGACCCGCGCGCAAGATGGGCGCATCTGGCACGCTGGGTGCGCCGCCGCGCGAGCGCGCCGCGCCGCGCCTGCGCGCCTGGAAAACCGCTCTCGTGCTGCTTGGCATCGTGTTTCCGCTGATGGGCGCGACGCTCGTGGCCGTCTGGCTGTTCGACCGCGCAGCCTTCCGGCGCGCCTAG
- a CDS encoding SDR family NAD(P)-dependent oxidoreductase yields the protein MENGLNGKVVAVTGGFGSLGLATAQLLAERGARVALIGRGAAPQVAALPAALAGALCMGGVDLVDAQAAQAAFGTLHEKLGGLDALVNVAGAFRWETIGDGDPRTWDLMFDLNVKTALNASKAALPWLVKSGAGRVVNIGAGAGLKAGLGMGAYSASKAGVARLTEALAEELKDKGVTVNAILPSIIDTPQNRADMPDADFTRWVQPREISTVIAFLLGADAQAVTGALIPVNGRV from the coding sequence ATGGAAAACGGTCTGAACGGAAAGGTGGTCGCGGTGACGGGCGGTTTTGGCAGCCTCGGTCTGGCGACGGCGCAATTGCTGGCCGAACGCGGCGCCCGCGTGGCGCTGATCGGCCGGGGCGCGGCCCCCCAGGTGGCAGCGCTGCCCGCCGCGCTTGCGGGCGCGCTATGCATGGGCGGCGTCGATCTCGTCGACGCGCAGGCAGCCCAGGCTGCGTTCGGCACGTTGCACGAGAAGCTCGGCGGCCTCGACGCGCTCGTCAACGTGGCGGGTGCGTTCCGCTGGGAAACCATCGGCGATGGCGACCCGCGCACGTGGGATTTGATGTTCGATCTGAACGTGAAGACCGCGCTCAATGCCTCGAAGGCCGCGCTGCCTTGGCTCGTGAAGAGCGGCGCGGGCCGTGTGGTCAATATCGGTGCGGGCGCGGGGCTCAAGGCCGGGCTTGGCATGGGCGCCTATTCGGCGTCGAAGGCGGGCGTGGCGCGCTTGACGGAAGCGCTCGCGGAAGAGCTGAAGGACAAGGGCGTGACGGTGAATGCGATTTTGCCGAGCATTATCGACACGCCGCAAAACCGCGCCGACATGCCGGATGCCGATTTCACGCGTTGGGTGCAGCCGCGCGAGATCTCGACGGTGATTGCGTTCTTGCTGGGCGCTGACGCGCAGGCGGTGACGGGAGCGCTGATTCCGGTGAACGGGCGCGTGTAG
- a CDS encoding sterol desaturase family protein: MLTTGKLAFYVTLFVVAVSLIEACVLTFRKRSETNSVAPFDWSEVWLSLADLVGRKLFALLPLSLATPIFDFAWAHRLFTLHIDTVALVLLVFVGQEFCYYWYHRASHRIRFFWATHAVHHSPNQLTLSSAYRLGWTGKLTGPAMFFTPLVWLGVRPEVVLAILSLNLLYQFWLHNTWIPKLGWLEYVFNTPSNHRVHHASNVDYLDANYGGVLIVFDRLFGTYVQERAEEPCRYGLVTPVRSRNPFVVEFEHWATLSRDVVTAKTLWTAVRYVFLPPGWRADGGGDTTENLRKQRALATVRTDARHG, from the coding sequence ATGCTCACCACAGGAAAACTCGCGTTTTATGTCACGCTGTTCGTCGTCGCCGTCTCGCTGATCGAGGCCTGCGTGCTCACCTTCAGGAAGCGTTCCGAAACAAACAGCGTGGCCCCCTTCGATTGGTCTGAAGTTTGGCTCTCGCTCGCCGATCTTGTGGGCCGCAAGCTCTTCGCGCTACTGCCGCTCTCGCTCGCCACGCCCATCTTCGACTTCGCCTGGGCGCACCGCCTCTTCACGCTGCATATCGACACCGTTGCGCTCGTGCTGCTGGTCTTCGTCGGTCAGGAGTTCTGCTATTACTGGTATCACCGCGCGTCGCACCGCATCCGCTTCTTTTGGGCGACGCACGCCGTGCACCATTCGCCGAACCAGTTGACGCTTTCTTCGGCATACCGGCTTGGGTGGACCGGCAAGCTCACCGGCCCGGCCATGTTCTTCACGCCGCTCGTGTGGCTCGGCGTGCGGCCCGAAGTCGTGCTCGCCATCCTCTCGTTGAACCTGCTCTATCAGTTCTGGCTGCACAACACGTGGATTCCGAAGCTCGGCTGGCTCGAGTACGTGTTCAACACACCGTCGAACCACCGCGTGCATCATGCTTCGAACGTCGATTACCTCGATGCGAACTATGGCGGAGTCCTGATCGTTTTCGACCGCCTGTTCGGCACGTATGTGCAAGAGCGCGCCGAAGAGCCGTGCCGCTACGGCCTCGTTACGCCCGTGCGTTCGCGCAATCCGTTCGTCGTCGAATTCGAACACTGGGCGACGCTCTCCCGCGATGTCGTGACGGCGAAGACCCTCTGGACCGCTGTGCGCTATGTGTTCCTGCCGCCAGGCTGGCGCGCGGACGGCGGCGGCGACACCACGGAGAACCTGCGCAAGCAACGCGCGCTCGCCACGGTGCGCACGGATGCACGCCACGGATGA